Below is a genomic region from Chthoniobacterales bacterium.
GGCAAGGGCAGCTTTTACGCAACGGATATCGACATGCTCCTTCGCCAGAAGGGGATCCGAAACATCGCGCTGGCGGGCATCACGACGGATGTTTGCGTTCACACGACGATGCGCGAAGCGAACGACCGAGGCTACGAATGTCTGCTGCTCTCGGACTGCACGGCGGCGACGGACTACAACAACCACCTCGCCGCGTTGCAGATGGTGAAGATGCAGGGCGGAGTCTTCGGCGCGGTCGCGGATTCCAGGGCCTTCGTCGACGCCATCACCGGCTGAGACCGGAAGAATTTGCGGCGTTCCGAGCGCCGAGGTATCACGGAACGCCAATTGTGAACCCTGAATCCATCGACCTGAAATCCCGCATCGAACTTCCCGAGCTGATGCGGCTCGCGCAGAAACCGGAGACGATCTCGTGGGAGCCGTTTCGTGACGGCGTGCGAATTCATCGTCTTTACGGGGACGGCGTGATCGGCCCGTGGGCCGCGCTTCTTTTCTACGAACCGGGCGGGCGCATCCCCCGGCACGAGCACATCGGCTACGAGCACATCTTCATTCTGTCCGGATCCCAGCGGGACGAGGCGGGCGAGTTGCGCGCGGGCACGCTGGTGATTCATCCGCCGGGCACGCGCCACCAGGTGGTCAGCGACGCCGGCTGTGTCGCGTTGGCGATCTATGAGAAGCCGGTGCAGTTCCTATAGTTTCCGCCAGAGCGGCAGATCGCGACCGG
It encodes:
- a CDS encoding cupin domain-containing protein codes for the protein MNPESIDLKSRIELPELMRLAQKPETISWEPFRDGVRIHRLYGDGVIGPWAALLFYEPGGRIPRHEHIGYEHIFILSGSQRDEAGELRAGTLVIHPPGTRHQVVSDAGCVALAIYEKPVQFL